From Waddliaceae bacterium, a single genomic window includes:
- the miaA gene encoding tRNA (adenosine(37)-N6)-dimethylallyltransferase MiaA, with translation MGDVEAMFKQGEIDEILLNIGRYQEQKSSTEFTYKARPIIVIAGPTCCGKTELSLFVAEKLGGEIVSADSMQAYRGMDVGTAKATVEERQRIPHHLIDIRHVDDPLTVVDFFEEARRACDNILSRDRVPIVVGGAGFYLHVFLHGPPAGPPANEELRAKLSDEMEDIGIEAMYERLKSQDPDYAATITCNDRQKILRSLEILSATGEKVSALPWKERPLLPDYKFHNWFIHRPREILYERINARCDAMLEAGFVEEVIALDVKGLRKNSSASQAIGYRQCLKYLDSERTKEDYDKFVEEFKQASRRYAKRQFTWFRREPGFAWLDVDIHDTEIAAEIIMKEYQSW, from the coding sequence AGAGCAGAAGAGCTCTACGGAATTTACCTATAAAGCACGCCCTATTATCGTTATAGCAGGGCCGACATGTTGTGGTAAAACAGAACTCTCACTCTTCGTAGCCGAGAAGCTAGGAGGCGAGATCGTCTCTGCCGACTCCATGCAAGCATATCGTGGTATGGATGTCGGTACCGCTAAAGCTACCGTCGAAGAACGACAACGCATCCCTCATCACCTTATCGATATACGACATGTCGATGATCCACTAACAGTAGTAGACTTTTTCGAAGAAGCACGCAGAGCATGCGATAACATATTATCGCGCGATCGCGTGCCTATCGTCGTCGGAGGCGCAGGATTTTACCTGCACGTTTTCCTCCACGGACCACCAGCAGGACCTCCCGCCAATGAAGAGCTGCGCGCTAAACTCTCCGATGAGATGGAAGATATCGGCATAGAAGCGATGTATGAACGCCTGAAATCCCAAGACCCCGACTATGCAGCAACGATAACATGTAACGACAGACAGAAAATACTGCGCTCGCTAGAGATACTCTCCGCTACAGGAGAAAAGGTAAGTGCTTTGCCATGGAAAGAGCGACCACTGCTTCCCGACTACAAGTTCCACAACTGGTTCATCCACAGACCAAGAGAGATACTGTACGAGCGTATCAACGCGCGTTGTGACGCTATGCTCGAAGCAGGCTTCGTCGAAGAAGTAATAGCCCTAGATGTCAAAGGCCTTAGAAAAAATTCTTCTGCCTCGCAGGCAATAGGATACCGGCAGTGCCTAAAATACCTCGATAGCGAACGTACCAAAGAAGATTACGACAAATTCGTCGAAGAATTTAAACAAGCTTCACGACGTTATGCAAAAAGACAGTTTACATGGTTCCGTCGAGAGCCAGGATTCGCATGGCTCGACGTCGATATCCACGACACCGAAATCGCTGCCGAAATAATAATGAAAGAATATCAATCGTGGTAA